In a single window of the Cucumis melo cultivar AY chromosome 11, USDA_Cmelo_AY_1.0, whole genome shotgun sequence genome:
- the LOC103497875 gene encoding monothiol glutaredoxin-S10 has product MDLVAKMAAKKAVVIFTKSTCCMCHAIERLFYDQGASPEIHELDRESRGKEMESALSKTLGCSPTVPVVFIGGKLIGSANTVMTLHLNGSLKKLLKEAGAIWL; this is encoded by the coding sequence atggacTTGGTAGCAAAAATGGCTGCAAAGAAAGCTGTAGTCATCTTTACCAAGAGTACATGTTGCATGTGTCACGCAATTGAAAGGTTGTTTTACGATCAAGGAGCGAGCCCAGAGATTCACGAACTTGATCGGGAATCGAGAGGCAAGGAAATGGAGTCTGCCCTCTCCAAGACGTTGGGTTGCAGTCCAACCGTGCCAGTCGTGTTCATTGGCGGAAAGCTTATCGGATCTGCCAACACTGTCATGACTCTTCATCTCAATGGTTCCCTAAAAAAATTGCTAAAGGAAGCTGGAGCTATATGGCTTTGA
- the LOC103497876 gene encoding ISWI chromatin-remodeling complex ATPase CHR11 isoform X1 translates to MAKPSKRQASSDEAMSNGSSSSEEEEQTNDQINEEEDEEELEAVARSAGSDEDEAADDSDNDGSPVENGEEEDGSNEGQDDKTDIGRREKARLREMQQMKKQKIQDMLDAQNAAIDADMNNKGKGRLKYLLQQTEIFAHFAKGDHSSSQKKTKGRGRHASKLTEEEEDEEYLKEEEDGLSGTGNTRLLSQPSCIQGKMRDYQLAGLNWLIRLYENGINGILADEMGLGKTLQTISLLGYLHEYRGITGPHMVVAPKSTLGNWMNEIRRFCPVLRAVKFLGNPDERRDIRENLLVAGKFDVCVTSFEMAIKEKSCLRRFSWRYIIIDEAHRIKNENSLLSKTMRLYNTNYRLLITGTPLQNNLHELWSLLNFLLPEIFSSAETFDEWFQISGENDQQEVVQQLHKVLRPFLLRRLKSDVEKGLPPKKETILKVGMSQMQKQYYRALLQKDLEVVNAGGERKRLLNIAMQLRKCCNHPYLFQGAEPGPPYTTGDHLITSAGKMVLLDKLLPKLKERDSRVLIFSQMTRLLDILEDYLMFRGYYYCRIDGNTGGEDRDASIDAFNRPGSENFVFLLSTRAGGLGINLATADVVILYDSDWNPQVDLQAQDRAHRIGQKKEVQVFRFCTEYTIEEKVIERAYKKLALDALVIQQGRLAEQKTVNKDELLQMVRFGAEMVFSSKDSTITDEDIDRIIAKGEAATAELDAKMKKFTEDAIKFKMDETAELYDFDDEKDENKFDFKKIVSENWIEPPKRERKRNYSESEYFKQTMRQGGPTKPKEPRIPRMPQLHDFQFFNTQRLSELYEKEVRYLMQTHQKNQLKDTIDVEEPEEVGDPLTAEELEEKERLLEEGFSSWSRRDFNTFIRACEKYGRNDIKSISSEMEGKTEEEVERYAKVFKERYKELNDYDRIIKNIERGEARISRKDEIMKAIGKKLDRYKNPWLELKIQYGQNKGKLYNEECDRFMICMVHKLGYGNWDELKAAFRTSPLFRFDWFIKSRTTQELARRCDTLIRLVEKENQEHDERERQARKEKKLAKSMTPSKRSLARQTESPTNLKKRKQLSMDDYVNSGKRRK, encoded by the exons ATGGCGAAACCCTCGAAGCGACAGGCGTCTTCCGATGAAGCCATGTCCAATGGTTCTAGCTCGTCGGAGGAAGAGGAGCAAACTAACGACCAGATCAATGAGGAGGAAGACGAGGAGGAGCTCGAAGCGGTCGCTCGCTCGGCAGGCTCTGACGAGGATGAAGCTGCCGACGATTCTGATAACGATGGATCACCTGTCGAAAATGGCGAGGAAGAG GATGGAAGTAACGAGGGCCAAGATGATAAAACTGATATTGGGCGGCGTGAAAAGGCCAGACTAAGAGAAATGCAACAAATGAAGAAGCAGAAGATTCAGGACATGTTAGATGCACAAAATGCTGCTATTGATGCTGATATG AATAACAAGGGGAAGGGACGCTTGAAGTATCTTCTGCAACAAACTGagatatttgctcattttgctAAAGGCGATCATTCTTCTTCCCAGAAGAAAACGAAGGGAAG GGGTCGCCATGCATCAAAACTaactgaagaagaagaagatgaagaatatcttaaagaggaagaagatggtCTATCTGGGACTGGGAATACTCGTTTACTTTCACAACCATCTT GTATCCAAGGGAAAATGAGAGATTATCAACTAGCTGGATTAAACTGGCTCATTCGGCTATATGAGAATGGCATAAATGGAATCCTTGCTGATGAGATG GGGCTTGGCAAGACATTACAAACCATCTCGTTGTTGGGCTATCTGCACGAGTACAGAGGAATAACAGGTCCCCATATGGTAGTTGCTCCAAAATCTACTCTGGGAAATTGGATGAATGAAATTCGTCGATTTTGCCCTGTCTTGCGTGCTGTAAAGTTTCTTGGAAATCCTGATGAAAGG AGGGATATACGGGAAAATTTACTCGTTGCTGGGAAATTTGATGTATGTGTTACCAGTTTTGAAATGGCCATTAAGGAGAAGTCTTGCTTGCGCCGTTTTAGTTGGCGCTACATTATTATTGATGAAGCCCATCGGATTAAGAACGAGAATTCCCTCCTTTCAAAGACAATGAGGCTTTATAACACCAACTACCGTCTTCTAATCACTGGCACACCGCTTCAG AACAATCTTCATGAACTGTGGTCTCTCCTCAATTTTCTTTTGCCTGAAATATTTAGTTCAGCCGAGACTTTTGATGAATGGTTTCAAATTTCTGGGGAAAATGATCAGCAGGAGGTGGTTCAACAACTTCACAAG GTCCTTCGGCCATTTCTTCTTCGGAGGTTGAAATCAGATGTAGAGAAAGGTTTACCTCCAAAAAAGGAAACAATACTCAAAGTAGGCATGTCGCAAATGCAAAAACAATACTATCGTGCTTTGCTGCAAAAGGATCTTGAAGTTGTTAATGCTGGTGGTGAGCGTAAACGGCTACTTAATATAGCAATGCAGCTCCGGAAATGCTGTAATCACCCATATTTGTTTCAAGGTGCTGAACCTGGGCCTCCTTACACCACAGGGGACCATCTTATTACTAGTGCTG GTAAAATGGTTCTTTTGGACAAGTTGCTTCCTAAACTGAAAGAGCGTGATTCTAGAGTCCTAATATTTTCGCAG ATGACAAGGCTGTTAGACATTCTTGAAGATTATTTAATGTTTCGTGGATACTATTATTGTCGAATTGATGGTAACACTGGTGGTGAAGATCGTGATGCATCCATTGATGCCTTCAACAGGCCTGGaagtgaaaattttgttttcttattgtCAACTAGAGCTGGAGGTCTTGGTATTAATCTTGCTACTGCAGATGTAGTTATTCTTTATGACAGTGACTG GAACCCTCAAGTTGATCTGCAAGCACAAGATCGTGCTCACAGGATTGGTCAGAAGAAGGAAGTTCAAGTGTTCCGGTTTTGCACTGAG TATACCATTGAGGAAAAAGTGATAGAAAGGGCTTACAAGAAACTTGCGCTCGATGCTTTGGTGATTCAACAAGGACGTTTAGCAGAGCAGAAAA CTGTCAACAAGGATGAGCTACTTCAAATGGTGAGGTTTGGTGCTGAGATGGTTTTCAGTTCCAAAGATAGCACCATCACAGACGAGGACATTGACAGAATCATTGCAAAGGGAGAAGCAGCAACAGCAGAGCTTGATGCAAAGATGAAGAAATTTACTGAAGATGCCATTAAATTTAAAATGGATGAAA CTGCTGAATTGTACGATTTTGATGATGAAAAG GACGAGAATAAATTTGACTTCAAGAAAATTGTCAGTGAAAATTGGATCGAACCACCTAAAAGAGAACGGAAGCGGAA TTACTCAGAATCAGAATACTTTAAGCAAACGATGCGGCAAGGTGGTCCAACAAAACCAAAAGAGCCCAGGATACCTCGCATGCCTCAGTT GCACGACTTCCAGTTTTTCAACACACAGAGGTTGAGTGAACTCTATGAAAAAGAAGTGCGGTATCTCATG CAAACACATCAAAAGAACCAGTTGAAAGACACAATAGATGTCGAGGAGCCGGAAG AAGTGGGCGATCCTTTGACTGCCGAAGAGCTAGAGGAGAAGGAGCGGCTCTTAGAGGAA GGATTTTCTTCATGGAGTCGCAGAGATTTCAATACATTTATTAGAGCTTGTGAGAAATATGGGCGAAACGATATAAAAAGTATTTCTTCAGAGATGGAAGGAAAAAcggaagaagaagttgagagaTATGCAAAGGTCTTTAAGGAGCGATACAAAGAGTTAAATG ATTATGATAGAATCATCAAGAACATAGAAAGAGGGGAAGCAAGGATTTCTCGTAAAGACGAAATAATGAAAGCCATTGGGAAGAAACTGGATCGCTACAAAAATCCATGGCTGGAGCTCAAGATCCAGTATGGCCAGAATAAAGGCAAGTTGTATAACGAAGAATGCGATCGTTTCATG ATATGCATGGTTCACAAGCTTGGTTACGGAAACTGGGACGAACTTAAGGCAGCATTTCGAACATCACCCTTGTTTCGATTTGATTGGTTTATCAAGTCGCGAACGACCCAAGAACTTGCGAGGAGGTGTGATACCTTAATCCGATTAGTGGAGAAAGAAAACCAGGAACATGACGAAAGGGAGAGACAGGCCCGTAAAGAAAAGAAGCTTGCGAAG AGTATGACACCATCAAAACGTTCCTTAGCAAGGCAGACCGAGAGCCCAACTAATCTAAAGAAGAGGAAGCAATTATCAATGGACGATTATGTAAACTCC GGAAAACGAAGGAagtaa
- the LOC103497874 gene encoding monothiol glutaredoxin-S2-like, giving the protein METVNKLVSDRPVVVFSKNSCCMSHSIKTLLCDFGVNPTVYELDELPRGKEIEQALLRIGCNPAVPAVFIGGELVGGANEVMSLHLKRNLIPMLRKAGALWV; this is encoded by the coding sequence atGGAGACTGTGAACAAGTTGGTTTCTGATAGACCAGTGGTGGTTTTCAGCAAGAATAGTTGCTGTATGAGCCACTCTATCAAGACACTCTTGTGTGATTTTGGAGTTAACCCGACGGTGTACGAGCTCGACGAGCTTCCTAGAGGGAAAGAGATAGAACAAGCTCTTCTTCGGATTGGTTGTAACCCTGCCGTACCTGCCGTGTTCATTGGTGGGGAACTGGTCGGTGGCGCTAATGAAGTCATGAGTCTTCATCTTAAGCGCAACCTGATCCCAATGCTTAGGAAGGCTGGTGCTTTATGGGTTTAA
- the LOC103497876 gene encoding ISWI chromatin-remodeling complex ATPase CHR11 isoform X2, whose amino-acid sequence MAKPSKRQASSDEAMSNGSSSSEEEEQTNDQINEEEDEEELEAVARSAGSDEDEAADDSDNDGSPVENGEEEDGSNEGQDDKTDIGRREKARLREMQQMKKQKIQDMLDAQNAAIDADMNNKGKGRLKYLLQQTEIFAHFAKGDHSSSQKKTKGRGRHASKLTEEEEDEEYLKEEEDGLSGTGNTRLLSQPSCIQGKMRDYQLAGLNWLIRLYENGINGILADEMGLGKTLQTISLLGYLHEYRGITGPHMVVAPKSTLGNWMNEIRRFCPVLRAVKFLGNPDERRDIRENLLVAGKFDVCVTSFEMAIKEKSCLRRFSWRYIIIDEAHRIKNENSLLSKTMRLYNTNYRLLITGTPLQNNLHELWSLLNFLLPEIFSSAETFDEWFQISGENDQQEVVQQLHKVLRPFLLRRLKSDVEKGLPPKKETILKVGMSQMQKQYYRALLQKDLEVVNAGGERKRLLNIAMQLRKCCNHPYLFQGAEPGPPYTTGDHLITSAGKMVLLDKLLPKLKERDSRVLIFSQMTRLLDILEDYLMFRGYYYCRIDGNTGGEDRDASIDAFNRPGSENFVFLLSTRAGGLGINLATADVVILYDSDWNPQVDLQAQDRAHRIGQKKEVQVFRFCTEYTIEEKVIERAYKKLALDALVIQQGRLAEQKTVNKDELLQMVRFGAEMVFSSKDSTITDEDIDRIIAKGEAATAELDAKMKKFTEDAIKFKMDETAELYDFDDEKDENKFDFKKIVSENWIEPPKRERKRNYSESEYFKQTMRQGGPTKPKEPRIPRMPQLHDFQFFNTQRLSELYEKEVRYLMQTHQKNQLKDTIDVEEPEVGDPLTAEELEEKERLLEEGFSSWSRRDFNTFIRACEKYGRNDIKSISSEMEGKTEEEVERYAKVFKERYKELNDYDRIIKNIERGEARISRKDEIMKAIGKKLDRYKNPWLELKIQYGQNKGKLYNEECDRFMICMVHKLGYGNWDELKAAFRTSPLFRFDWFIKSRTTQELARRCDTLIRLVEKENQEHDERERQARKEKKLAKSMTPSKRSLARQTESPTNLKKRKQLSMDDYVNSGKRRK is encoded by the exons ATGGCGAAACCCTCGAAGCGACAGGCGTCTTCCGATGAAGCCATGTCCAATGGTTCTAGCTCGTCGGAGGAAGAGGAGCAAACTAACGACCAGATCAATGAGGAGGAAGACGAGGAGGAGCTCGAAGCGGTCGCTCGCTCGGCAGGCTCTGACGAGGATGAAGCTGCCGACGATTCTGATAACGATGGATCACCTGTCGAAAATGGCGAGGAAGAG GATGGAAGTAACGAGGGCCAAGATGATAAAACTGATATTGGGCGGCGTGAAAAGGCCAGACTAAGAGAAATGCAACAAATGAAGAAGCAGAAGATTCAGGACATGTTAGATGCACAAAATGCTGCTATTGATGCTGATATG AATAACAAGGGGAAGGGACGCTTGAAGTATCTTCTGCAACAAACTGagatatttgctcattttgctAAAGGCGATCATTCTTCTTCCCAGAAGAAAACGAAGGGAAG GGGTCGCCATGCATCAAAACTaactgaagaagaagaagatgaagaatatcttaaagaggaagaagatggtCTATCTGGGACTGGGAATACTCGTTTACTTTCACAACCATCTT GTATCCAAGGGAAAATGAGAGATTATCAACTAGCTGGATTAAACTGGCTCATTCGGCTATATGAGAATGGCATAAATGGAATCCTTGCTGATGAGATG GGGCTTGGCAAGACATTACAAACCATCTCGTTGTTGGGCTATCTGCACGAGTACAGAGGAATAACAGGTCCCCATATGGTAGTTGCTCCAAAATCTACTCTGGGAAATTGGATGAATGAAATTCGTCGATTTTGCCCTGTCTTGCGTGCTGTAAAGTTTCTTGGAAATCCTGATGAAAGG AGGGATATACGGGAAAATTTACTCGTTGCTGGGAAATTTGATGTATGTGTTACCAGTTTTGAAATGGCCATTAAGGAGAAGTCTTGCTTGCGCCGTTTTAGTTGGCGCTACATTATTATTGATGAAGCCCATCGGATTAAGAACGAGAATTCCCTCCTTTCAAAGACAATGAGGCTTTATAACACCAACTACCGTCTTCTAATCACTGGCACACCGCTTCAG AACAATCTTCATGAACTGTGGTCTCTCCTCAATTTTCTTTTGCCTGAAATATTTAGTTCAGCCGAGACTTTTGATGAATGGTTTCAAATTTCTGGGGAAAATGATCAGCAGGAGGTGGTTCAACAACTTCACAAG GTCCTTCGGCCATTTCTTCTTCGGAGGTTGAAATCAGATGTAGAGAAAGGTTTACCTCCAAAAAAGGAAACAATACTCAAAGTAGGCATGTCGCAAATGCAAAAACAATACTATCGTGCTTTGCTGCAAAAGGATCTTGAAGTTGTTAATGCTGGTGGTGAGCGTAAACGGCTACTTAATATAGCAATGCAGCTCCGGAAATGCTGTAATCACCCATATTTGTTTCAAGGTGCTGAACCTGGGCCTCCTTACACCACAGGGGACCATCTTATTACTAGTGCTG GTAAAATGGTTCTTTTGGACAAGTTGCTTCCTAAACTGAAAGAGCGTGATTCTAGAGTCCTAATATTTTCGCAG ATGACAAGGCTGTTAGACATTCTTGAAGATTATTTAATGTTTCGTGGATACTATTATTGTCGAATTGATGGTAACACTGGTGGTGAAGATCGTGATGCATCCATTGATGCCTTCAACAGGCCTGGaagtgaaaattttgttttcttattgtCAACTAGAGCTGGAGGTCTTGGTATTAATCTTGCTACTGCAGATGTAGTTATTCTTTATGACAGTGACTG GAACCCTCAAGTTGATCTGCAAGCACAAGATCGTGCTCACAGGATTGGTCAGAAGAAGGAAGTTCAAGTGTTCCGGTTTTGCACTGAG TATACCATTGAGGAAAAAGTGATAGAAAGGGCTTACAAGAAACTTGCGCTCGATGCTTTGGTGATTCAACAAGGACGTTTAGCAGAGCAGAAAA CTGTCAACAAGGATGAGCTACTTCAAATGGTGAGGTTTGGTGCTGAGATGGTTTTCAGTTCCAAAGATAGCACCATCACAGACGAGGACATTGACAGAATCATTGCAAAGGGAGAAGCAGCAACAGCAGAGCTTGATGCAAAGATGAAGAAATTTACTGAAGATGCCATTAAATTTAAAATGGATGAAA CTGCTGAATTGTACGATTTTGATGATGAAAAG GACGAGAATAAATTTGACTTCAAGAAAATTGTCAGTGAAAATTGGATCGAACCACCTAAAAGAGAACGGAAGCGGAA TTACTCAGAATCAGAATACTTTAAGCAAACGATGCGGCAAGGTGGTCCAACAAAACCAAAAGAGCCCAGGATACCTCGCATGCCTCAGTT GCACGACTTCCAGTTTTTCAACACACAGAGGTTGAGTGAACTCTATGAAAAAGAAGTGCGGTATCTCATG CAAACACATCAAAAGAACCAGTTGAAAGACACAATAGATGTCGAGGAGCCGGAAG TGGGCGATCCTTTGACTGCCGAAGAGCTAGAGGAGAAGGAGCGGCTCTTAGAGGAA GGATTTTCTTCATGGAGTCGCAGAGATTTCAATACATTTATTAGAGCTTGTGAGAAATATGGGCGAAACGATATAAAAAGTATTTCTTCAGAGATGGAAGGAAAAAcggaagaagaagttgagagaTATGCAAAGGTCTTTAAGGAGCGATACAAAGAGTTAAATG ATTATGATAGAATCATCAAGAACATAGAAAGAGGGGAAGCAAGGATTTCTCGTAAAGACGAAATAATGAAAGCCATTGGGAAGAAACTGGATCGCTACAAAAATCCATGGCTGGAGCTCAAGATCCAGTATGGCCAGAATAAAGGCAAGTTGTATAACGAAGAATGCGATCGTTTCATG ATATGCATGGTTCACAAGCTTGGTTACGGAAACTGGGACGAACTTAAGGCAGCATTTCGAACATCACCCTTGTTTCGATTTGATTGGTTTATCAAGTCGCGAACGACCCAAGAACTTGCGAGGAGGTGTGATACCTTAATCCGATTAGTGGAGAAAGAAAACCAGGAACATGACGAAAGGGAGAGACAGGCCCGTAAAGAAAAGAAGCTTGCGAAG AGTATGACACCATCAAAACGTTCCTTAGCAAGGCAGACCGAGAGCCCAACTAATCTAAAGAAGAGGAAGCAATTATCAATGGACGATTATGTAAACTCC GGAAAACGAAGGAagtaa